A part of Methanohalobium evestigatum Z-7303 genomic DNA contains:
- the ribB gene encoding 3,4-dihydroxy-2-butanone-4-phosphate synthase has product MNSSNNQNETVRKVIDAAKNGQMFLLYDSEGREGETDLTVPATSITPADVKWMRKDGGGLICTAIDFRASNNFGLPFMADVLKEASRTNNSLKSIVEQSGDLEYDTRSSFSLWVNHRDTRTGIPDNDRSLTINKLGEAVQKTINGEDFDFGAEFRSPGHVAILKAAEGEVNKRMGQTELSIAIANMSGITPAMVVCEMLDDNNGKALSKDDAMEYARKHNLVFVEGKDILEAYRSWNF; this is encoded by the coding sequence ATGAATTCATCCAATAACCAGAATGAAACTGTCAGAAAAGTTATAGATGCCGCAAAAAACGGGCAGATGTTTCTACTGTATGATTCAGAAGGACGGGAAGGTGAAACTGACCTAACGGTACCTGCTACATCAATAACTCCAGCAGATGTTAAATGGATGCGAAAAGATGGAGGAGGGCTTATTTGTACAGCCATCGATTTTCGTGCTTCTAACAATTTTGGGCTCCCTTTTATGGCAGATGTCCTCAAAGAAGCATCCAGAACAAACAATTCTCTCAAGTCAATTGTTGAGCAAAGCGGTGATCTTGAATATGATACACGGTCATCCTTTTCATTGTGGGTAAATCATAGGGATACTCGTACAGGAATACCTGACAACGACCGTTCATTAACTATTAATAAACTTGGGGAAGCTGTTCAAAAAACAATTAATGGTGAAGATTTTGATTTTGGAGCTGAATTCAGGTCTCCTGGACATGTTGCAATCCTTAAAGCTGCAGAAGGAGAAGTCAATAAAAGAATGGGTCAGACCGAACTTTCAATAGCCATCGCAAATATGTCTGGTATAACCCCTGCAATGGTCGTCTGCGAAATGCTTGATGACAACAACGGGAAAGCACTATCCAAAGACGATGCAATGGAATACGCCAGAAAGCACAATCTGGTTTTTGTAGAAGGTAAAGATATACTGGAAGCATACAGGTCATGGAATTTTTAA
- a CDS encoding winged helix-turn-helix domain-containing protein/riboflavin kinase: MPCSIESLKKLALLGAVDECIKISSSEFTEHISSSSKTAARILKKLDDENLINREIVQDGQLITVTEQGLKKLRDEYADYLRIFEKEGDIELYGYVVNGLGEGKYYINLDGYKKQFENKLNFTPYPGTLNVCLANYSKHTREKLEELPATQINGFTDGERTFGSGKCYKAIIEDIECAIILPSRSHYPSDLLEIIASVNLRKKLNLNDGDDVKILLKQNNHKYP; the protein is encoded by the coding sequence ATGCCCTGTTCTATTGAATCTCTTAAAAAACTTGCACTATTGGGTGCTGTTGATGAATGCATAAAGATATCATCCAGTGAATTTACAGAGCATATATCTTCAAGTTCCAAGACCGCAGCAAGGATACTTAAAAAACTGGATGATGAAAATCTCATCAACAGAGAAATTGTACAGGACGGACAATTGATAACAGTTACAGAACAGGGTTTAAAAAAACTTCGTGATGAATACGCAGATTATCTGAGGATTTTTGAAAAAGAAGGTGACATAGAACTATATGGTTATGTAGTCAATGGACTGGGGGAAGGGAAATACTACATCAACCTTGATGGATACAAAAAACAGTTTGAAAACAAGTTAAACTTTACGCCATATCCGGGAACACTGAATGTGTGTCTGGCAAATTATAGCAAACATACACGTGAAAAACTTGAAGAATTACCAGCAACCCAGATAAACGGCTTTACTGATGGTGAAAGAACGTTTGGGAGTGGTAAATGTTACAAAGCCATAATTGAAGATATTGAATGTGCCATAATCCTGCCGTCACGTTCTCATTATCCAAGCGACCTGCTGGAAATTATTGCATCTGTTAACCTGCGTAAAAAACTCAACCTGAACGATGGGGATGATGTAAAAATCCTGTTAAAACAAAACAATCACAAATATCCATGA
- a CDS encoding fibrillarin-like rRNA/tRNA 2'-O-methyltransferase translates to MDIKEISQGIFELSKGKKKQLATRNLNPGNSVYSEPLVVVDDVEYRRWDVHRSKFGAMVLKKFDVPLSPESKVLYLGAASGTTVSHISDIATNGLIYAVEFSSRTMRDLVMLCEKRPNIIPVLADAGHPSHYSHIVEKVDVIFQDVSQPNQAEIAAKNAEAFLKKDGFLLLAIKARSIDTVANPKKIFKEEVKKLTKDFAVEFEILKRSELEPNHEDHLGILARLK, encoded by the coding sequence ATGGACATTAAAGAAATTTCACAGGGTATTTTTGAACTCTCAAAAGGTAAAAAGAAGCAACTTGCAACCAGAAACCTAAATCCCGGAAATAGTGTATATTCAGAACCATTAGTAGTGGTTGATGATGTAGAGTACCGAAGGTGGGATGTACACCGTAGCAAATTCGGGGCGATGGTTCTAAAAAAATTTGACGTCCCTCTCAGCCCTGAATCCAAAGTACTGTACCTTGGTGCTGCTTCTGGAACTACTGTCAGTCATATTTCTGATATTGCCACCAATGGGCTGATATATGCTGTGGAATTTTCATCCCGAACAATGCGAGACTTAGTGATGTTGTGTGAAAAGCGTCCCAATATAATACCTGTCCTTGCAGATGCTGGACATCCGAGCCACTATTCACATATTGTAGAAAAAGTGGATGTTATTTTTCAGGATGTTTCCCAGCCGAATCAAGCAGAAATTGCTGCAAAAAATGCAGAAGCATTTCTCAAAAAAGATGGTTTTCTTTTACTTGCAATAAAAGCCAGAAGTATTGATACCGTAGCAAATCCGAAAAAAATATTCAAAGAAGAAGTAAAAAAACTTACCAAGGATTTTGCTGTGGAGTTTGAAATTTTAAAAAGAAGTGAACTTGAACCCAACCATGAAGACCATTTAGGAATTCTGGCCCGGTTAAAATAA